A stretch of Faecalibacterium duncaniae DNA encodes these proteins:
- the dnaK gene encoding molecular chaperone DnaK, with amino-acid sequence MSKVIGIDLGTTNSCVAVVEGGKPVVITNAEGERTTPSVVAFTKDGERLVGGAAKRQIATNSGRTVSSIKRYMGSDHRVHIDGRDLTPQEISAMILTKIRRDAESYLGEPVTEAVITVPAYFDDSQRKATQDAGRIAGLNVLRIINEPTAAAVAYGLDNEAPQKILVYDLGGGTFDVSIIEIEDGTFTVLATGGDTHLGGDDFDERIVEWAVAEFRRSDRIDLTKDPAAMGRLKEEAEKAKKELSSALSAQLNLPFIAVGKDGPHHLDLSLGRPQFEMMTGDLLARTVQPVQNALRDAGLSASQLGKVLLVGGSTRMPAVERQVRELLGCEPSHTLNPDECVAMGAAVQGGLLQGGGKLAGATGAAAQGLVLMDVTPLTLSIETLGGVATPLITRNSMIPTRKSQIFTTARPMQTSVEINVLQGERHFARDNKSLGKFKLTGIRSGFSSKPQIEVTFDIDVNGVVKVSAKDLGTGREQNITITGSTNLSENEIQRAMADAAAYEEEDTRRRERLELHNQAEMLAYKVDEALSKCKKELDKDEKNRVKNDLASLRRCLRKDKPEKMNETEEANLRQAKSQLEASANHLMVLYSTEQDAGRQ; translated from the coding sequence ATGAGCAAAGTGATCGGAATCGACCTTGGTACCACCAACTCCTGCGTGGCGGTGGTGGAGGGCGGCAAGCCTGTGGTCATCACCAACGCCGAAGGCGAGCGCACCACCCCCAGCGTGGTGGCCTTTACCAAGGATGGCGAGCGTCTGGTGGGCGGCGCGGCAAAGCGCCAGATCGCCACAAACTCCGGCCGCACGGTGTCCAGCATCAAGCGGTACATGGGTTCTGATCACCGAGTGCATATCGATGGCAGAGACCTGACCCCGCAGGAGATCAGCGCCATGATCCTGACCAAGATCCGCCGCGATGCCGAGAGCTATCTGGGCGAGCCTGTGACCGAGGCCGTCATCACGGTGCCTGCCTATTTTGACGACAGCCAGCGCAAGGCCACTCAGGACGCGGGCCGCATTGCGGGCCTGAATGTTCTGCGCATCATCAACGAGCCCACCGCCGCCGCGGTGGCTTACGGCCTGGACAACGAAGCCCCCCAGAAGATCCTGGTCTACGATCTGGGCGGCGGCACCTTTGATGTTTCGATCATTGAGATCGAGGACGGCACCTTTACGGTGCTGGCCACCGGCGGCGATACCCATCTGGGCGGCGATGACTTTGACGAGCGCATCGTTGAGTGGGCTGTGGCGGAGTTCCGCAGGTCTGACCGCATCGATCTGACCAAGGACCCCGCCGCCATGGGCCGCCTGAAGGAGGAAGCGGAAAAGGCCAAGAAGGAGCTTTCCAGCGCGCTTTCCGCCCAGCTGAACCTGCCGTTTATCGCGGTGGGCAAGGATGGCCCTCACCATCTGGATCTGAGCCTGGGCCGCCCCCAGTTTGAGATGATGACCGGTGACCTGCTGGCCCGCACCGTTCAGCCGGTGCAGAACGCCCTGCGGGATGCCGGGCTTTCCGCCAGCCAGCTGGGCAAAGTCCTGCTGGTGGGCGGCAGTACCCGGATGCCCGCTGTGGAGCGGCAGGTCCGGGAGCTGCTGGGCTGTGAGCCCAGCCACACCCTGAATCCCGATGAATGCGTGGCCATGGGTGCCGCCGTGCAGGGCGGCCTGCTGCAGGGCGGCGGAAAGCTGGCCGGTGCCACCGGCGCGGCCGCGCAGGGCCTTGTGCTGATGGATGTCACCCCGCTGACGCTGTCCATTGAGACGCTGGGCGGCGTGGCCACCCCCCTCATCACCCGCAACAGTATGATCCCCACCCGCAAGAGCCAGATCTTTACCACGGCCCGCCCCATGCAGACCAGCGTGGAGATCAACGTGCTGCAGGGCGAGCGCCACTTTGCCCGCGACAACAAGAGCCTGGGCAAATTCAAGCTCACCGGCATCCGCTCCGGCTTCTCCTCCAAGCCCCAGATCGAGGTCACCTTTGACATTGATGTGAACGGCGTGGTCAAGGTGTCTGCAAAGGATCTGGGCACCGGCCGGGAGCAGAACATCACCATCACTGGCAGCACCAATCTTTCTGAGAACGAGATCCAGCGCGCCATGGCCGATGCCGCCGCCTACGAGGAGGAGGATACCCGCCGCAGGGAGCGGCTGGAGCTCCACAACCAGGCCGAGATGCTGGCTTACAAGGTGGATGAAGCCCTCTCCAAGTGCAAAAAGGAGCTGGACAAGGACGAGAAGAACCGAGTCAAGAACGACCTTGCCAGCCTGCGCCGCTGCCTGCGCAAGGATAAGCCCGAAAAGATGAACGAGACCGAGGAGGCGAACCTCCGTCAGGCAAAATCTCAGCTGGAAGCCAGTGCCAACCACCTGATGGTGCTGTACAGCACGGAGCAGGATGCCGGCCGGCAGTAA
- a CDS encoding SseB family protein, whose protein sequence is MAYNMGGRRFRPVGSGKKRTAPQYGPVGTGCPFVEEAVARLYREQSEEHFWSLMNALNYALELQTKVLVPLDAAVDPQSGAAPWAHLPIPEERAEGLPPWLLHTRKERNYLPLFTSVKNAEAEKASATRPMVERGLRSAMEYALETDGIDGVVLDPWTSSATLDVSLLSGLLKSERGSDNPGAQELEAGHAAARAGDWQEAVARYTAAAEAGSAEALSALGDCLYYGRGTRKNKTQARRMWKKAAQAGEVQAMIALGDDCAASGGEMAETLQYYRRAQSAAREVPDIAYTPQVCLRLAQYETQYLSRKKALLQVAEAVQGFRILQAEGETDAADWLREAELLTDQLLADDKNA, encoded by the coding sequence ATGGCATACAACATGGGCGGTCGGCGCTTCCGGCCGGTGGGCAGCGGAAAAAAGCGGACTGCGCCGCAGTACGGGCCGGTGGGCACAGGCTGCCCGTTTGTGGAGGAGGCCGTGGCGCGGCTGTACCGGGAACAGAGCGAGGAACATTTCTGGAGCCTGATGAACGCCCTGAACTATGCGCTGGAATTGCAGACCAAGGTGCTGGTGCCGCTGGATGCGGCGGTGGACCCCCAGAGCGGGGCCGCACCCTGGGCACACCTGCCCATCCCGGAGGAGCGGGCCGAGGGCCTGCCGCCCTGGCTGCTCCACACCCGGAAAGAGCGGAACTATCTGCCGCTGTTCACCTCGGTAAAGAACGCCGAGGCGGAAAAAGCCAGCGCAACCCGCCCCATGGTGGAGCGCGGCCTGCGCAGCGCCATGGAGTATGCACTGGAAACGGACGGCATCGATGGTGTGGTGCTGGACCCGTGGACAAGTTCTGCCACGCTGGATGTCTCCCTGCTCAGCGGGCTGCTGAAATCGGAGCGGGGAAGCGACAACCCCGGCGCTCAGGAGCTGGAAGCCGGGCACGCCGCCGCCCGGGCCGGGGATTGGCAGGAAGCGGTAGCACGCTACACTGCCGCCGCCGAGGCGGGCAGCGCAGAGGCGCTTTCTGCCCTGGGGGACTGCCTGTATTATGGCCGGGGTACCCGGAAGAATAAGACCCAGGCCCGGCGGATGTGGAAAAAGGCCGCACAGGCCGGGGAGGTGCAGGCCATGATCGCCCTGGGAGATGACTGTGCCGCATCGGGCGGGGAGATGGCGGAGACCCTGCAATACTACCGCCGCGCCCAGAGCGCTGCCCGGGAGGTGCCGGACATCGCCTACACCCCGCAGGTCTGCCTGCGTCTTGCCCAGTACGAGACCCAGTACCTCTCCCGCAAAAAGGCGCTGCTGCAGGTGGCTGAAGCCGTGCAGGGCTTTCGGATCCTGCAGGCTGAGGGTGAAACGGATGCTGCCGACTGGCTGCGGGAGGCTGAACTGCTGACCGATCAGCTGCTGGCCGACGATAAAAACGCCTGA
- a CDS encoding helix-turn-helix domain-containing protein has translation MSNYRNRIGEAIAFARNVAGRSQQELADMLGRDKRTIQKWERGEIRIALEDFLDVFDTLHLPVGPYEMWIRHPKLFPRGTEDIKGFSTEKKRRTLADYYLHQAAPLEIEQEYYILFGDHGSNSCGIRQELLANLQTPLRDRKRIVNQIIDNYYEARAIGHLTDPEGQQPVMPILEACYDASARSVKANENRYSIGSIENYLDGADDAADE, from the coding sequence ATGTCCAACTACCGGAACCGAATCGGGGAAGCCATTGCCTTTGCCCGGAACGTGGCGGGCAGATCTCAGCAGGAGCTTGCGGATATGCTGGGGCGGGACAAGCGCACCATTCAGAAATGGGAGCGGGGCGAGATCCGCATTGCGCTGGAGGATTTTCTGGATGTATTCGATACTCTGCACCTGCCGGTGGGGCCCTATGAAATGTGGATCCGGCATCCGAAACTCTTTCCGCGCGGCACGGAGGATATCAAGGGCTTCAGCACCGAAAAGAAGCGGAGGACACTGGCGGATTATTATCTGCATCAGGCTGCACCGCTGGAGATCGAGCAGGAGTATTACATCCTGTTCGGCGACCACGGCAGCAACAGCTGCGGCATCCGGCAGGAGCTGCTGGCCAACCTGCAGACTCCGCTCCGTGACCGCAAACGGATCGTGAACCAGATCATCGACAACTACTATGAGGCCCGGGCCATCGGACATCTGACCGACCCGGAGGGCCAGCAGCCAGTGATGCCCATTCTGGAAGCCTGCTACGATGCCAGTGCACGGAGCGTGAAAGCCAACGAGAACCGGTACAGCATCGGCAGCATCGAGAACTATCTGGATGGCGCAGATGATGCGGCAGATGAATGA
- a CDS encoding Ig-like domain-containing protein translates to MKWKFQTAGRLLALLALSGALLAAPLPAQAAPGVLTGLTGTGSKLELELTEMELEITDDDPRPKGYLYTSGQSDYYFIVWMSSNSNVATVDGDGKVTGRNAGTAIITAISDHGERAACKVTVTRKNEEAARKKPTLDTTSLSLVLQYNDLHPTHQLQLTNSDHSFLYVYQWMSSNPEVATVSDKGLVTAQAAGTTTITAMVSNGQALRCSVTVTSDIGKVTLNKSDLLLRTVGTQERLTATVAVEGGGSVPITWVSSNPGVVTVDADGVVTAIADGEAKVTALSPAGRFDVCSVVVGMAAEKYESEADLADELKLPDPYVAVRLNKLA, encoded by the coding sequence ATGAAATGGAAATTCCAAACCGCGGGGCGGCTTCTGGCCCTGCTGGCTCTGAGCGGGGCCCTGCTGGCTGCCCCTTTGCCCGCGCAGGCCGCGCCCGGTGTGCTGACAGGCCTGACCGGAACCGGCTCCAAGCTGGAACTGGAGCTGACCGAGATGGAGCTGGAGATCACCGATGATGACCCCCGCCCCAAGGGCTACCTGTATACCAGCGGCCAGAGCGATTATTACTTTATCGTCTGGATGAGCAGCAACTCCAATGTTGCCACGGTGGATGGCGACGGCAAGGTGACGGGCCGCAATGCAGGCACTGCCATCATCACCGCCATCTCCGACCACGGCGAACGCGCCGCCTGCAAGGTGACCGTGACCCGCAAAAATGAAGAAGCAGCCAGAAAAAAGCCCACGCTGGATACCACCAGCCTGAGCCTTGTGCTGCAGTACAATGACCTGCACCCCACCCATCAGCTCCAGCTGACCAACAGCGACCACTCCTTCCTCTATGTCTACCAGTGGATGAGCAGCAACCCCGAGGTTGCCACAGTCAGCGACAAGGGCCTTGTCACGGCTCAGGCGGCGGGCACCACCACCATCACGGCAATGGTCTCCAACGGCCAGGCTTTGCGGTGCAGCGTCACGGTGACTTCGGATATCGGCAAGGTGACCTTGAACAAGAGTGACCTGCTGCTCCGCACCGTGGGCACCCAGGAACGTCTGACGGCCACCGTTGCGGTGGAAGGCGGCGGCAGTGTGCCCATTACATGGGTCAGCAGCAACCCCGGTGTCGTTACCGTGGATGCGGACGGCGTGGTGACCGCCATTGCCGATGGAGAAGCCAAGGTCACGGCTCTTTCGCCCGCCGGACGCTTTGACGTGTGCAGCGTTGTGGTGGGCATGGCGGCGGAGAAGTACGAATCTGAAGCCGACCTTGCTGACGAGCTCAAGCTCCCGGATCCCTACGTTGCCGTAAGGCTGAATAAACTGGCATAA